The following DNA comes from Malania oleifera isolate guangnan ecotype guangnan chromosome 12, ASM2987363v1, whole genome shotgun sequence.
TTCGAAGTggaccatttaaaaaaaaaaaaaaaaaaaaaaaaaaaaaaaaaaaaaaaaaaaagaacagacAAATTGACTATCTTCTAAAAGCTTGAAGAATCCTAAGACAAGAAGCTTCCTGGTAACTCCTAAATTAGGGCTAATCACAGCTACAATAAACATACAAACAAATAAATTAGCTATTTTGTTTTTATCATTTACCTAAAACTTGCAAATGCTTGAAGGTTCCTGGAAAGCTCCCAACTAAGCTTGCTTTTTCCCTGCGTAGGGGGACACTTCAGCCACTCGTCCACTTGCCTCTTCATATAAGACGAAATAAACAGAAAAATCCCTGCATTCAGAGAAACACTTCTTCCACTGATACACTTGGCTCTTCCATGGCATCATCATCGTCCCCAAGCCCTCCCACTGACCCATCGTCCCTTACCTTCCTCCCTCCTCAAATCAAGCTTGCACTGTATCGTTCTTACATGAAGCTTGCAATTTCTCAGCTTAATGCCGATTTAGAGGGAAGCTTTACCCACGACCCACCTCCGGTTACCCCTTCCCATTTCATCACCATTCCCGACGAGCTCTTCTCGACACCCTTACCGGCCATTGCTATCTCCCATGCCCACGCCACCATTGTTAATGCTAATTCGTCTTCCCCTTTTCCTCCCCAGTTCACCCGCAGAAGAGAATTCAATTTCCCGGCGAACCCAATTTCTGCAGCCGCCCTCGATGCCGAACTGCGGAAGAATTTCCAGAACGAGAACAGAGAAGGGCCCAATAATTTTGTGGGGGATGGGAATTTGAGTCTGGGAAAGATTTTCCTTGGACTTATTTTCCAGGCCACGGTCGGAATTATGGTTTTCCATTATTACCAAAGCGTCTCTTCTGCTTCGGTTTTCGAGAGCTCTGATTCGGCTGATTTGCAGCATCTGCATTTTGTCGAGGTTGCAATTGTGATGGGCTCTGCGGCTTCGCTGGTTGGTATTTTGCTGCAAACTGCTTACCCCGCAATTGCAGGAATCCTTGTGAAGATGGGAGTGGTTTTTGCTTCGTTGGGGTTCTTGGCTATGCTGGCCAAGGTTGTGTAGTAGAAATTACTGTAAGGTAGAGTATTTGTAGGTTtagaatttaaatcatgtatCATGTAGCTGTGTATATTTGTTACAAATTGagtgtaataaaataataaattataaattatgtGGCAAATTATATAAAGTTACAAAATTAATTATCTCTCTTTTTATTGCACTCTAGCAAATTGTTAGctgaataattaaaattttttttttttcttgagaggtcatgaatttgaatttgcgttaatttgaaataaattttatattatttttaaaaatctatacaaaatcaaatttgaaatttcaatGTAATAAGGTTATAAAAGATACATAGCACAATTTTTTATTGGGAAGCTAATGTATTATGATCAATGTGGAATTGTGAATGTCAAGTCAAATCTCCGATTTCATCTTATTATGACATTATATATGCTACAATTATAACCCGacaatatatgattttttttgctTTTCAAGCATAATGGCGAGGAATTTATGATGCTTACTTGAAAGCAATCAACATATAGTTTAAGGTGGATTAAGGTGACTTACTATTCTTCACATGATCATATGAATAAATTGATAAGAAAAAGATTGGTAGTAAGAGGACAATTTCCAATCctatatatataatcattatcCCACTCCCTATAAAAATAGACATTAATAAGAAAAAACCCTTCCACGCCCCCATTAATTCTCATACAATTTTAAAAACCAAAAGTCGCCTTAATCCATTAATCCAAAAATGTCAATTGCCCTTTTATTTCATGTGGGTCATATTTCaacaattatatatatgttgGATTATGAATatgtctttttatttaaaattcatgatattatttattttatttttatcaaataaataacttcttcaacattttggtgtaattaatattttgattaatgacaAGTTCAAATGCTAATAATTAACTGCTGAAAGTTTATTGTCAAAGATTAATTATTGCTTTACAGTTAAAATGTTATCATTTTCAATGTTATGAAAGCTAACGGAATTATAAACTAACTAAAATAATTTCATTAAATACAAGATTATCtaatttttatttgaacaaaGTTTTTTTATCgaatattttatcatatttttaaaagtatataaataaaatatttaattaaaaaaaattaaaatttctgacaacagattattaaaataattgaaaatcataaaatttgtttttcaatttttaataaaCAACTAAAAATTGACAACAAAAATAGAAAGCCCATAatataaacataaatatttataaattttttttttattgtaaagatatagagatagaaaatagaaaatgacGTACCAAACACACCAAGGTTGTAACTATGCAAGTAAAAGCAATGCAGCACCCATTTAACTCAAGCGGGTTCGGGTCACATCCCCAGCAACACCATTCTCCACCCATTTAACTCAAGCGGGTTCGGGTCACATCCCCACGAAAAGCACTCTCCTCCTGCGGCAAAAAtgccaaataaaaataaaaggctAGGGCTTTTGCAGTTCACTGCTGCTCTGCTTCAGCTAGCACTCAGCAAGCAGCATCCTGTCTGcccgctcctctctctctctctctctgatccAGAAAACCTCTCTTGGAGGTTTACAGAGAGTTTTTGAAAGACAATGTCCCGGAGATAGAGAGAGTGAGGAAAGGGCctggagaagaagaaggagaagaagaagaagaagaagaaaaagagaagttcgttttttatttttagaaaacaaaaatttaaaaagtagAATAGAGGAAAGGCAGGATAATGACGATTCACTCAGTCTTGATTCAAAAGCTACTCAGCACCAATGCCCACCTGGGCCGCCACATCGCCGCAAACCACTTCAAGATCTTCACCTACGGCTCCCGCAATGGCATGACCATTATCGACTCGGACAAAACCATAATCTGCGTCCGAAACGCCTGCTATTTCATTGGCACCCTTGCGCGCCAGAAAGCCCAGTTCCTGTTCGTCAATACCAACTCTCTCTACGATGAAATCTTCGAGCAAATGACGAAACGAATAGGGTGCAAATTCGACAACCGATGGCGGGTTGGGGGCTTTTTGACCAACAGTTATAGCCCCAAGAAGTTTCGGTCGCGGAAAAAGAAGTTCATTATTGGGCCCAGCCGGATGCCTGACTGTGTTGTGATCGTGGACACCGAGAGGAAGTCGTCGGTCATTGCCGAGGCTGATAAGTTGCAAATTCCGATTGTAGCATTGGTAGACTCGAGCATGCCGTCAGAAACTTATGAGAAGATCACATACCCAATCCCGGCTAATGATCATTCTGTGCAGTTTGTGTACTTATTTTGCAATTTGATCACCAAAACTGTTCTCCTTGAGCAAAAGAGGCTTGCAGGTTTGaaagataccgttagtgaagaaGCGGATATTCAACAATTGGCACCTCTCGAGACTGATAGTAGGTATGTATGTATGCTTGCGTTTTAAGTTCCACCTGTGCTTTAGTAGCCTCAAGAAACTAACAGAAAAGTGGAactggtttatatatatattgcacctttctgtttgttttgttttaattttaatccTATTTTGCTTCTCACAAGACAATTTTTAGTTATTTGTTTTGAATTGAATCTCCTTTGAAGGGATGAAGCACAACAAATTGAGCAGAGAAAAATTGATAGTGCAAATGATGAAGTGCTTGTGGTTCCTTATGAGAGCATATCAC
Coding sequences within:
- the LOC131144795 gene encoding UTP--glucose-1-phosphate uridylyltransferase-like isoform X3 → MTIHSVLIQKLLSTNAHLGRHIAANHFKIFTYGSRNGMTIIDSDKTIICVRNACYFIGTLARQKAQFLFVNTNSLYDEIFEQMTKRIGCKFDNRWRVGGFLTNSYSPKKFRSRKKKFIIGPSRMPDCVVIVDTERKSSVIAEADKLQIPIVALVDSSMPSETYEKITYPIPANDHSVQFVYLFCNLITKTVLLEQKRLAGLKDTVSEEADIQQLAPLETDSRDEAQQIEQRKIDSANDEVLVVPYESISPISNDPAETKKLLDKLVVLRFNDILGTKMGFNGPKSAIQVCNGLTFLDLIINQIESINSKYECRVPLLLVNTNKTHNDTLKVLEKHSGANIDVHNFNQNQDPQVKSFEGLINEDELCQSDHGEALLYLMKSGTLDVLLGQGKEYILMVNPDNLTGVADPKILNYLIQNQIEYCMEVTPTTIFGFKGSAVNYPQGKFLLADITQSHSKHVDEVQV